A single genomic interval of Armigeres subalbatus isolate Guangzhou_Male chromosome 1, GZ_Asu_2, whole genome shotgun sequence harbors:
- the LOC134218182 gene encoding uncharacterized protein LOC134218182: MAAEEENFAEEYLELVIDIELERLLKSFELSTPAVEEFITNGYDISALKVIEREEVEAVLAPPLLADRTRCINRLNKWRISMGLRPVTTPLKSSNSPKPGCSNPPKTAIENIPRNQWTSQALINRSKKGRLILEAFQTSKVLSRKDRIFITHLIVDEFVDEFGKLTREELSLRSAELKCIFPTVEEHIWYKPASYRDGSGKKVKLGRVAKGCLFDRNHNYRRAPAVPASLSEYGEQSSRAVQSFTDAITAESVGRYQKRWKATSAVRLHEIGKLEQITYQHLLDEYPILKNTGGYQLVKLDFTFKHPTKSDLLFNKFSGFRDRAKNLFRNEIPVQGRSLFALLDRELSDDSRDCITILLVFYIWPSTVTRLPNGNKWKPSLQECRESSILHLKSLADYETELSRLGRLNLSRGLPDHPVIVVVGATIDHINQFFVSYKDIAYRAETFLKALDVVFKIYTAYALRFPIEASGPWNFIAYTLFDFEPPEDTNKARVLTLAATLRIQLPAQ, encoded by the exons ATGGCGGCTGAAGAAGAAAATTTTGCGGAAGAGTATTTGGAGCTTGTAATTGATATAGAGTTGGAGAGGCTATTAAAGTCGTTTGAATTGAGCACCCCGGCTGTGGAAGAATTTATCA caaaTGGCTATGATATTTCAGCACTCAAAGTGATAGAGCGTGAAGAAGTGGAAGCTGTACTAGCACCACCTTTGCTAGCGGACAGAACTCGATGTATCAACAGATTGAACAAGTGGCGTATTTCTATG GGTTTACGACCGGTGACGACTCCATTGAAAAGCAGTAATTCACCGAAGCCAGGTTGTTCCAATCCACCAAAAACCGCAATCGAGAACATACCACGAAACCAATGGACTTCGCAGGCTTTAATTAATAGGTCAAAGAAAGGCAGATTGATTTTAGAAGCATTCCAAACATCCAAAGTCCTCTCTAGAAAGGATCGCATCTTTATCACCCATCTAattgtagatgagtttgtggaCGAATTCGGAAAACTAACGCGCGAGGAACTATCTCTTCGTTCCGCAGAGCTGAAGTGCATTTTTCCGACAGTTGAAGAG CATATCTGGTACAAACCAGCATCCTATCGTGACGGAAGCGGAAAGAAGGTCAAGTTGGGACGTGTTGCCAAAGGCTGCTTATTCGACCGTAATCACAACTATCGCCGTGCACCAGCGGTTCCCGCGTCGTTATCGGAATACGGTGAGCAATCTTCGAGAGCAGTGCAATCATTCACCGACGCTATTACGGCAGAATCAG TGGGACGATATCAAAAGCGATGGAAAGCAACTAGTGCAGTACGTTTGCACGAAATTGGCAAGCTTGAGCAAATCACCTACCAACATCTTCTTGACGAATACCCGATACTCAAGAATACTGGTGGATATCAGCTGGTTAAATTGGATTTCACCTTTAAGCATCCAACGAAGAGTGACCTATTGTTCAACAAATTTTCGGGTTTTCGTGATCGTGCTAAAAATTTATTCCGCAACGAAATACCGGTACAAGGAAGATCACTTTTTGCTTTGCTAGACAGGGAGCTGTCGGATG ATTCGAGAGATTGTATCACTATCTTGCTAGTGTTTTACATATGGCCCAGTACCGTCACGCGCCTTCCGAATGGAAATAAATGGAAGCCATCCCTACAGGAGTGTAGAGAAAGCAGCATCCTTCATTTGAAAAGCTTGGCTGATTACGAAACGGAACTTTCGAGACTCGGTCGCCTAAATTTGTCGAGGGGATTACCTGATCACCCTGTAATCGTCGTAGTAGGTGCCACAATTGACCACATCAATCAGTTCTTCGTAAGCTACAAGGACATAGCTTATAGAGCGGAAACATTCCTGAAAGCACTGGACGTCGTGTTCAAAATATACACTGCATACGCCTTACGTTTCCCCATCGAAGCATCTGGTCCATGGAATTTCATCGCATACACTTTGTTCGACTTTGAGCCCCCCGAGGATACAAACAAAGCAAGAGTGTTGACACTGGCCGCAACCCTTCGTATCCAACTGCCAGCACAATGA